From the genome of Torulaspora globosa chromosome 2, complete sequence, one region includes:
- the SGA1 gene encoding glucan 1,4-alpha-glucosidase (ancestral locus Anc_2.276), translated as MIKKPSSSVAGRSTGFGYVISVLTLVVLLVLAAYHHLLPLPLGSELVRTGGSGGDDGSSHNITIVDFFKPFDPAHPTSVPLKDYYRRINLRPLSPYGVASVNFTEWIDEQFEISFEYLLNNVADSNFHNGGLLSQGVAEGVIIASPSKKSPDYFYQWVRDSAITIRSVISNMFILNSTQVYDDVYILNATLAATVLKYVNNSYVLQRLDNLSGDGVKLDQAGQLKGLGEPKWLVDNHPFMESWGRPQNDGPPLRSVAVLHFLDELRQQGLKFSDIIDQCNRSKLLKGRLPFKDERELFEKVIYWDLQFVLKNWQADSFDLWEEVNGKHFFTSIVQFAAIRMGLRFLQEHPDYTWDSFDKSALSNALQKCVEQMLQFLTLGAGFLNPNKNFIVETPSILNSRSGLDIAVIIGSLLTRNYEDNMPFGVNDSGVLNTLYHLVKSMGIIYPINHPKANLNIGVALGRYPEDVYDGVGTSEGNPWFLATCSASELLYQLILESYHAQTDLVIPLNKWESEFWTLIFDGFDDYNRQSYQLVIPWGTPAFTQTMISIFDLGESFLDVVREHVSEGGHMSEQFNKYTGYLQGAANLTWSYGALWKSCHARAQAQTLIGLQSEGDL; from the coding sequence ATGATAAAAAAGCCTTCCTCCAGTGTTGCTGGTAGGTCTACAGGTTTTGGATATGTGATCTCCGTGCTGACGCTGGTTGTGCTTCTGGTTCTTGCCGCttatcatcatctgctACCACTGCCCTTGGGCTCGGAGTTGGTGCGGACTGGTGGCAGCGGTGGTGATGATGGGTCAAGCCATAACATAACCATAGTGGATTTTTTCAAACCGTTTGATCCTGCACATCCCACATCCGTACCTTTAAAGGACTATTATAGAAGAATCAATCTAAGGCCTTTGTCGCCCTATGGTGTTGCTAGCGTGAATTTCACCGAATGGATTGATGAGCAGTTTGAGATATCGTTTGAATATCTTTTAAACAACGTTGCAGATTCGAATTTCCACAATGGCGGTTTGCTATCTCAAGGTGTTGCAGAAGGTGTCATTATAGCGTCACCTTCCAAGAAATCACCCGACTATTTCTATCAGTGGGTCCGTGACTCGGCCATCACTATTCGTTCTGTGATATCCAACATGTTCATTCTGAATAGTACTCAGGTTTATGATGATGTCTACATTTTGAATGCCACGTTGGCGGCGACTGTTTTGAAATACGTTAATAATTCCTATGTCCTGCAAAGATTAGACAATCTATCAGGAGATGGTGTTAAATTAGACCAAGCAGGACAATTGAAGGGGCTGGGAGAACCCAAATGGCTTGTTGATAATCACCCGTTTATGGAATCTTGGGGTAGACCGCAAAATGACGGACCACCACTTAGATCTGTGGCGGTACTTCATTTTTTGGATGAGTTGAGACAACAAGGCCTAAAGTTCAGCGATATCATCGATCAATGCAACCGGAGTAAATTGTTGAAGGGCCGTTTGCCCTTTAAGGATGAGAGAGAGCTATTTGAAAAGGTAATATACTGGGATCTTCAGTTTGTGCTCAAAAATTGGCAAGCCGATTCGTTCGACCTGTGGGAGGAAGTTAATGGTAAACATTTCTTTACTTCAATAGTGCAATTTGCAGCGATCAGGATGGGATTGCGTTTCTTACAGGAACATCCGGACTATACATGGGACAGTTTTGATAAATCGGCCCTTTCCAATGCTTTGCAAAAATGCGTCGAACAGATGCTCCAATTCTTGACCCTGGGCGCCGGATTCTTGAACCCAAACAAAAATTTTATCGTGGAGACACCGTCAATCTTGAACTCAAGGTCTGGTTTAGATATTGCTGTGATTATTGGATCTCTCTTGACCAGGAACTATGAGGACAACATGCCATTCGGTGTTAATGATTCTGGTGTGTTAAACACATTGTATCACCTGGTCAAATCGATGGGGATAATTTACCCCATAAATCATCCAAAGGCAAACCTGAATATTGGTGTGGCTCTCGGTAGATATCCTGAAGACGTTTATGACGGAGTCGGTACTTCCGAGGGAAACCCATGGTTTTTGGCAACATGTTCAGCTTCCGAGTTACTCTACCAATTGATCTTGGAGAGTTACCACGCGCAAACCGATCTGGTTATCCCCTTGAACAAATGGGAGTCGGAGTTTTGGACTTTAATATTTGATGGATTCGATGATTACAACAGACAAAGCTACCAATTGGTAATTCCCTGGGGCACACCGGCCTTTACCCAAACAATGATATCcatctttgatcttggagaGTCCTTCCTAGACGTGGTCCGCGAGCACGTAAGCGAGGGTGGACACATGAGTGAGCAATTCAACAAGTATACAGGGTATTTACAGGGAGCCGCCAATCTGACGTGGTCCTATGGTGCCTTGTGGAAAAGTTGCCACGCGCGTGCCCAAGCACAAACTCTCATCGGTCTGCAATCAGAAGGGGACCTCTAG
- the FMC1 gene encoding Fmc1p (ancestral locus Anc_2.277) produces MIGTDALKAYRCLIRAMVRSDRKSRIAQRMEQRRKEIAMLTYKRMNVVRAQNAATDSMQKTKLFKELQMLNRQVDLLKNEKIEHDKRLHFVGDTSILRENLVERSDGERPRLLQHLEDIAAFLNNQREYDELIERYNGGSKLSQSETVRRTASKVGLEVPF; encoded by the coding sequence ATGATCGGAActgatgctttgaaggcttACCGATGCCTGATTAGGGCGATGGTTCGTAGTGACCGCAAATCGCGTATCGCGCAACGAATGGAGCAAAGACGGAAGGAGATTGCAATGCTCACGTACAAGAGAATGAATGTTGTCAGGGCTCAGAACGCAGCTACTGATAGTATGCAAAAGACTAAGTTGTTTAAGGAATTGCAAATGCTGAATAGACAGGTGgatctgttgaaaaatgaaaagatcgagcACGATAAGCGATTGCATTTCGTTGGCGATACTTCTATTCTCAGAGAGAATTTGGTAGAACGCAGCGACGGCGAGAGGCCGCGACTGCTACAACATCTTGAGGATATTGCGGCGTTCTTGAATAACCAGAGGGAGTACGACGAGCTGATCGAGCGTTACAATGGTGGCTCGAAGTTGTCGCAGAGCGAAACCGTCAGAAGAACCGCCAGTAAAGTCGGTCTAGAGGTCCCCTTCTGA
- the IDH1 gene encoding isocitrate dehydrogenase (NAD(+)) IDH1 (ancestral locus Anc_2.278), which yields MTNAYIYIDNYVQLSSAHNPVTLRLVVAENLVYTTEMLRSAIAKRTLATVASTEKVLPKKYGGRFVVTLIPGDGVGKEVTDSVVSVFEAENLPIDWDRVDISGLDHEEGVAAAVQSLKRNKVGLKGIWHTSAADQAGKGSLNVALRKHLDIYANVALFKSVPGVRTRIPDVDLVVIRENTEGEYSGLEHESVPGVVESLKIMTEAKTERIARFAFDFAKKYNRQAVTAVHKANIMKLGDGLFRNVVTRVGEQEYPDIRVNSIIVDNASMQTVAKPHQFDVLVTPSMYGTILGNIGAALIGGPGLVPGANYGREYAVFEPGSRHVGLDIKDQNIANPTAMILSAALMLDHLGLNTSASRISNAVHQVIAEGKTTTPDIGGTASTTEFTEAVIARLASMS from the coding sequence ATGACAAACgcatatatatatatagaTAACTATGTACAACTATCGTCCGCACATAATCCAGTTACGTTGCGCTTAGTTGTGGCAGAAAACCTCGTTTATACAACCGAAATGCTTAGATCTGCTATTGCCAAGAGGACTCTTGCAACCGTCGCCAGTACAGAAAAAGTGCTGCCCAAGAAATATGGCGGTCGGTTCGTGGTCACGTTGATTCCCGGGGACGGTGTGGGCAAAGAAGTGACCGACTCGGTGGTTTCCGTGTTCGAAGCCGAGAACCTGCCCATCGACTGGGACCGCGTGGATATCTCCGGTCTGGACCACGAAGAGGGCGTCGCAGCCGCCGTCCAATCGCTTAAAAGGAACAAGGTCGGTCTAAAGGGGATCTGGCACACTTCCGCGGCAGACCAGGCAGGCAAGGGCTCTCTCAACGTCGCGCTGCGGAAACACCTGGACATCTACGCCAACGTGGCTCTGTTCAAGTCGGTGCCCGGGGTGCGCACCCGGATCCCAGACGTGGACCTGGTGGTCATCCGTGAAAACACCGAGGGTGAATACTCCGGGCTGGAACACGAGTCTGTGCCGGGCGTGGTGGAGTCTCTGAAGATCATGACGGAGGCCAAGACCGAGCGGATTGCGCGTTTCGCGTTCGATTTCGCCAAGAAATATAACCGCCAAGCGGTCACCGCGGTTCACAAGGCCAACATCATGAAGCTTGGCGACGGCTTGTTCCGCAACGTGGTCACGCGTGTCGGCGAGCAGGAATACCCAGACATACGCGTCAACTCGATCATTGTCGACAACGCGTCGATGCAGACGGTCGCCAAGCCACACCAGTTCGACGTGCTTGTCACACCCTCGATGTACGGTACCATCCTGGGCAACATCGGCGCCGCGCTGATCGGCGGGCCCGGTCTCGTGCCCGGAGCCAACTACGGCCGCGAATACGCGGTGTTCGAGCCTGGCTCCCGCCATGTAGGTCTCGATATCAAAGACCAGAACATCGCCAACCCAACGGCGATGATCCTTTCTGCCGCACTGATGTTGGATCATCTCGGGCTAAACACTTCTGCATCTAGAATCTCCAACGCGGTCCACCAGGTGATCGCAGAGGGTAAGACCACCACGCCGGATATCGGCGGAACAGCCTCTACTACCGAGTTCACCGAGGCTGTCATTGCAAGACTTGCTTCTATGTCATAG
- the FYV10 gene encoding glucose-induced degradation complex subunit FYV10 (ancestral locus Anc_2.279), protein MTSLINEPSTDFHLKLNEQLFHIPYELLRRNVRQVHKLIEKESLVLQGLFKELDGLLKSDDLEQDKIALVKLNEIIRKVEIFEKKINRRSDEELKLLERIHVRLKFFEELEESKASGNVSRLTEWYQKYTNVLIGDYLIRNDQVRSSAEQENSGGDDGSIDDKLWNPGVIFLKQQQLDRLLDYDILLAANRISKSLTQDHDMQPLLHWIGENRTFLKKNCSFLEFEARLQEYVELLKQRDYQGAIGCFQKFLLQFAESNYADLKLASGLLVFINSCQPQQPVRPIDELIDPQIITTNEEDSSAAFRSTSQSSRDEVYEYFFRRKIPNNERRVPVPSVSKLIFKQRNGNRDLARYTDLLDSRRWYTLNELFTKEYYLMYGISHSEPLLMYLSLGISTLKTRECLHEREVPTSDKPELDNYLAKDVLATTCPVCTDEFASIAKDLPYAHHTQSKLFENPVMLPNGNIYDAKKLKSLASALNNAKLANLKDFEVMDPIDKKIYSEKEFITMYPT, encoded by the coding sequence ATGACTTCGTTGATTAACGAACCCAGTACTGATTTCCATCTGAAGTTGAACGAGCAATTGTTCCACATACCTTATGAACTCCTTCGTAGGAACGTCAGACAAGTGCATAAACTGATAGAGAAGGAGTCGCTCGTTCTGCAGGGTTTATTCAAGGAACTGGATGGATTACTGAAGTCGGACGATCTGGAACAGGATAAGATCGCCCTGGTGAAGTTGAATGAGATCATTAGGAAAGTGGAAAtatttgagaagaagatcaacagaAGGTCCGATGAAGAGTTGAAGTTGTTGGAAAGGATTCACGTCAGGCTGaagttctttgaagaactggaagagtCCAAGGCGTCTGGTAATGTTTCTCGTCTCACCGAATGGTATCAGAAGTACACAAACGTTCTGATCGGGGATTATCTGATCCGGAACGATCAGGTGCGGTCGAGTGCTGAGCAAGAGAACAGCGGCGGCGACGATGGGTCGATAGATGACAAGCTTTGGAACCCGGGAGTGATTTTtttgaagcagcagcagctaGATCGCTTGCTGGACTACGATATCCTGCTAGCGGCTAACAGAATCTCCAAGTCACTGACACAAGACCACGATATGCAGCCGCTGCTGCATTGGATAGGGGAAAACAGAActtttctgaagaagaattgCTCTTTTCTAGAATTCGAAGCGAGGTTACAGGAATATGTGGAACTTTTGAAACAACGCGACTACCAAGGCGCCATTGGTTGTTTCCAAAAATTCCTGCTACAGTTTGCTGAGAGCAACTATGCGGATCTGAAGCTGGCTTCAGGTCTGTTGGTTTTTATCAATAGTTGTCAGCCGCAGCAACCCGTTCGGCCaatcgatgagttgatTGATCCTCAAATAATTACGACAAACGAGGAGGACAGCTCAGCGGCATTCCGGTCAACTTCCCAATCGTCCCGCGATGAGGTGTATGAGTACTTTTTCCGCAGGAAAATTCCAAATAATGAAAGAAGGGTCCCCGTGCCCTCTGTCAGCAAGCTCATCTTCAAACAGCGTAACGGGAATAGAGATCTTGCTCGCTATACGGATCTGCTGGACTCTAGGAGGTGGTATACCCTGAACGAGCTTTTTACGAAGGAGTACTACTTAATGTACGGTATCTCACATAGCGAGCCGCTCTTGATGTATCTTTCTCTGGGGATATCGACTTTGAAAACCAGGGAATGTCTGCACGAGAGAGAGGTCCCAACCTCAGATAAACCGGAGCTTGATAACTATCTTGCAAAAGATGTTCTAGCGACAACCTGTCCCGTGTGCACCGATGAATTCGCTTCAATTGCAAAGGATCTGCCCTATGCTCATCATACTCAATcaaagctttttgaaaaTCCAGTGATGTTGCCAAATGGTAACATCTATGATGCGAAAAAACTGAAATCATTAGCCTCTGCTCTGAACAATGCCAAGCTGGccaatttgaaagattttgagGTTATGGATCCGATAGATAAGAAAATATACTcggagaaagaattcatcACTATGTATCCAACATGA